The following are encoded together in the bacterium genome:
- a CDS encoding InlB B-repeat-containing protein: MGDTHTADSASLADVTTAYEACVDGDVLAIPAGAETWAGTLTVAKGITVQGAGSASTVLTADGAARRLITLAPGSDKACRLTGIGFVDGKGASVAGAGDGSYCLTQVRVDNCKFTRLLNGGENLLVQGWVEGCVDHNTFLNCNLSIRIIGDDNRAWARTFATGTEHALFIEDNTFTHDGSAISGLNECIYHQQGARTVIRYNAFDASAYGDFFSPIDVHGNWGDGVVDPESADAWDYRGQTLVEVYENTFTYDKAYRVCYFRGGSILMHDNTFTSVTSTAGEIVLSDEESWQTALFSPLREAWPAKDQIFNSFFWNNTLDSVAITAIDLQDSEKDAVFIQENRDYFMHAPAATGGKSTYPGDPGDDDMTFSAEGANAYYPYTPYTYPHPLQGEAETYAVVYADNGATSGSVPSDGSSPYNEGESVTVLGNTGGLARESYRDFVGWNTQADGEGTDYLPGATLTMPAANVTLYAQWKLKCALIAG; encoded by the coding sequence GTGGGTGACACTCACACCGCTGACAGTGCATCCCTCGCAGACGTAACGACGGCATACGAGGCGTGTGTTGACGGAGATGTACTGGCGATCCCCGCAGGAGCAGAGACGTGGGCCGGAACGCTCACGGTCGCGAAGGGGATTACGGTACAGGGGGCCGGGTCGGCAAGCACTGTGCTGACGGCGGATGGTGCGGCGAGACGGCTCATTACGCTCGCTCCTGGTTCGGACAAGGCTTGCCGACTGACGGGTATCGGTTTTGTCGACGGCAAGGGAGCGTCGGTCGCGGGCGCCGGCGATGGGTCATACTGCTTGACTCAGGTAAGGGTGGACAACTGCAAGTTCACACGGCTGCTCAATGGTGGTGAAAACCTGCTGGTTCAGGGGTGGGTCGAGGGGTGTGTTGACCACAACACCTTTCTGAACTGCAACCTATCCATCAGGATCATTGGTGATGACAACCGTGCATGGGCGAGAACGTTTGCCACGGGGACGGAGCATGCACTCTTTATTGAGGACAACACGTTCACGCACGATGGGAGTGCGATATCGGGGTTGAACGAGTGCATCTACCACCAGCAAGGGGCCAGAACGGTCATTCGGTACAACGCATTCGATGCCTCGGCGTATGGCGACTTCTTCTCTCCGATCGATGTCCATGGCAACTGGGGCGACGGCGTTGTTGACCCAGAATCGGCGGACGCATGGGACTATCGGGGGCAAACGCTGGTGGAGGTCTACGAGAACACCTTCACCTACGACAAAGCATATCGGGTTTGCTATTTCCGTGGTGGATCGATTCTGATGCACGACAACACGTTCACATCGGTCACATCAACTGCCGGAGAGATTGTCCTGTCCGATGAGGAGTCCTGGCAGACTGCTTTGTTCTCGCCGCTGAGAGAAGCGTGGCCGGCAAAGGATCAGATCTTCAACTCGTTCTTCTGGAACAACACGCTGGACAGCGTGGCGATCACGGCCATCGACCTCCAGGATTCCGAAAAGGATGCTGTGTTCATCCAAGAGAATCGGGACTACTTCATGCACGCCCCTGCGGCTACGGGCGGCAAGTCGACATATCCTGGCGACCCTGGCGATGACGACATGACGTTCTCTGCGGAAGGGGCGAACGCCTACTACCCGTACACTCCGTACACCTACCCGCATCCGTTACAGGGAGAGGCTGAGACGTATGCCGTGGTGTACGCCGACAACGGGGCGACGAGTGGGAGTGTGCCGAGCGACGGGTCGAGCCCTTACAACGAGGGCGAGTCCGTCACCGTCCTCGGTAACACCGGGGGACTGGCGCGGGAGTCCTACCGGGACTTCGTCGGGTGGAACACACAAGCGGATGGCGAGGGGACGGACTACCTGCCGGGGGCTACGCTGACGATGCCGGCAGCCAACGTGACGCTATACGCGCAGTGGAAGCTGAAGTGCGCGCTGATAGCGGGGTAG